Genomic segment of Sodaliphilus pleomorphus:
TTTGTGGGCGGAATCAAGATTCTCAACAATCCACACATATCACAAGGAATATGATCACATTCTTCAAAAAAGGAGCGAAAACCATCTATGCGGTCGATGCCGACCACGCTCTTTCACCCACTGAAGTAAAGAAACTGGAATGGCTGCTGGGCGGCCAGCGAGTGAACGACGACACGTTGCGGGGCACCTTCATAGGACCCAGGCGCGAGATGATCACGCCATGGAGCACCAACGCCGTCGAGATCACCCAGAACATGGCCATGACGGGCATCGCCCGCATCGAGGAGTTCACCTCCACGCGCGACAAGGAGCCACGCTACGACAAGATGCTGCAGCGCGTGTACCACGTGCTCGACGGCGACATTTTCAAAGTGACCAAGACCCCCGACCCCATCGTGTATATCGACGACATAGAACGCTACAACGAGCAAGAGGGACTGGCCTTGAGCCCCGAGGAGGTCGACTACCTCAAGGGACTGGCCCAACGCCTGGGGCGCCCGCTCACCGACAGCGAGGTCTTCGGCTTCTCTCAAGTCAACAGTGAGCATTGCCGTCACAAGATATTTGGCGGCACATTCATCATCGACGGCAAGGAGATGCCGGTGTCGCTCTTCGGCCTGATCAAGAAAACCACCCGCGAGCATCCCAACAGGGTGATATCGGCCTACAAGGACAATGTGGCCTTCCTCGAGGGCCCGAGCATCGAGCAGTTTGCTCCCGCCCACCCCGACCGTCCCGACTACTTCCAGGTGAAGGACATAGATGCAGTGATATCGCTCAAGGCCGAGACCCACAACTTCCCCACCACGGTAGAGCCCTTCAACGGGGCTGCCACGGGCAGCGGCGGCGAGATACGCGACCGCCTGGGCGGCGGCCGGGCCAGCCTGCCCCTGGCCGGCACAGCTGTGTACATGACCAGCTATCCGCGCACCGAGGCACAGCGCCTGTGGGAGCAGTGCACCATGCCTCCACGCCCCTGGCTGTACCAGACACCCGAGCAAATACTCATCAAGGCCTCCAACGGCGCCAGCGACTTCGGCAACAAGTTTGGCCAGCCGCTGGTGTGCGGCTCGCTGCTCACCTTTGAGCACCAGGAGGGCAACAGGCAGTGGGCCTACGACAAGGTCATCATGCTGGCCGGCGGCGTGGGCTATGCCGCCAAGCGCGATGCCATCAAGGGCACGCCCCAAGCCGGCGAGAAAGTGGTGGTGATGGGCGGCGACAACTACCGCATAGGTATGGGCGGCGGTGCCGTGAGCAGCGTCAACACCGGCCAGTATGACAACAGCATCGAGCTCAACGCCGTGCAGCGTGCCAATCCCGAGATGCAGAAGCGTGTGGCCAACGTGATACGCGCCATGAGCGAGGACGAGCGCAATCCCATCGTGTCGATACACGACCACGGGGCTGGCGGCCATCTCAACGCCCTCTCGGAACTGGTAGAAGACACTGGCGGCCACATCGACATGAGCAAGCTGCCCGTGGGCGACCCCACCCTCTCGTCGAAAGAAATCATAGGCAACGAGTCGCAAGAGCGCATGGGCTTTGTGGCTCATGAGAAAGACCTCGACTACATTCACAAGATAGCACAGCGCGAGCGCGCCCCCTTCTATGTAGTGGGCGAGTGCACCGGCGACGACCGCTTCGTCTTTGAGCAGGCCGACGGCGTGAAGCCCATCGACCTGGGCATGCACGACATGTTTGGCAGCTCGCCCAAGACCGTGATGACCGACGTGACCAAGGTGCACCACTACAAGGATGCCGCAACCAGCATCGCGCAGCTCGACAGCTACATTGCCACCGTGCTCCAGCTTGAGGCCGTGGCCTGCAAAGACTGGCTCACCAACAAGGTCGACCGTTCGGTGACGGGCAAAGTGGCCCGCCAGCAGTGCCAGGGCCAACTGCAGTTGCCCTTGAGCGACTGTGGCGTGGTGGCCCTCGACTACACCGGCACCAGCGGCATTGCCACCTCGATAGGCCACGCCCCGCAGGCTGGCCTCATCGACCCGGCGGCCGGCAGTGTGCTCTCGATAGCCGAGGCACTCACCAACCTTGCCGGCGCCAACCTTGCCGGCGGCCTTGAGGCTGTGTCGCTGAGCGCCAACTGGATGTGGCCCTGCCGCAACCAGGGCGAGGACGCCGCCCTGTACCGTGCCGTGCAGGCCTGCTCCGACTTTGCCATCGCCCTGGGCATCAACATTCCCACTGGCAAAGACAGCCTCTCGATGACACAGACCTATGGGCGCAAGAAAGTGCTCGCCCCGGGCACCGTCATCATCTCGGCAGCCGGCCAGGTGAGCGACGTGAAAAAGACCGTGAGCCCCGTGCTGCAACTCAAGAAAAGCAACCTCTACTACATTGATTTCTCGGGCACACCGCTTGAGCTGGGTGGCTCGGCCCTGTACCAGGCCCTGGGCGCCATAGGAAAGAAAGCCCCCGGTGTGAAGAGCGCACAGCACTTTGCCACAGCCTTTGCCGCCGTGCAGCAGCTTGTGACCAGCGACCTGTTGCTCGCCGCCCACGACGTGAGCGCCGGCGGCTTGCTCACCACCCTGCTCGAGATGACCTTTGCCAACACCAAGGGCGGACTCGACATCGACCTCGACGGCTTCGACGAGAGCGACCCCGTGAAGATACTCTTTGCCGAGAACCCCGCCATTGTGATACAAGTGGCTGCCAACCACTGCAGCAAGGTGGAGCACCTGCTCGCCAGCCAAGGGGTGAAATTCCTGTGCCTGGGCCAGCCCGCCGCCGAGCGCACCATCACCCTAACGCGCAACGGCAAGCAGCACATGCTCTTCATCGATTACCTGCGCGACGTGTGGTACAAGAGCAGCTACCTGCTCGACTGCGACCAAAGTGGCAACAAGCAGGCCAAGGCTCGCTTTGAGAACTACAAGAAGCAGCCGCTGCGCTGGCGTCTGCCGCAAGGCTGGACCGGAAAGGCTGCCAGCCTGGGCATCGAGGGCTTCAAGCACGGCACCACAGGCATCAAGGCCGCCATCGTGCGCGACAAGGGCGTGAACGGTGAGCGCGAGATGGCCTACTCGCTCTACTATGCCGGCTTCGATGTGAAAGACGTGCACATGACCGACCTCATGAGCGGCCGCGAGACACTCGACGACGTGAACATGATCGTCTTCTGCGGCGGCTTCTCCAACAGCGATGTGCTGGGCAGCGCCAAGGGCTGGGCCAGCGGCTTTGTGTGGAACGAGAAGGCCCGCCGCGCCCTCGACAACTTCTACAAGCGCGACGACACGCTGAGCCTGGGCATATGCAACGGTTGCCAGGTGATGATCGAGCTCAACCTGCTCAATCCCGACTACGCCAGCCGCCCGCACATGGACCACAACGACAGCCACAAGTTTGAATCGGCCTTCCTGGGCCTCGTCATTCCGCCCAACAACTCGGTCATGTTCTCCAACCTGGCCGGCAGCAAGCTGGGCATATGGGTGGCCCACGGCGAGGGCAAGTTCAACCTGCCCGAAGGCCCCGACAAGTACAACATCGTGGCTCAGTACAACTACCGCAGCTATCCCGGCAACCCCAACGGCTCGCCCCGCGGCATCGCCGGCATTGCCTCGCCCGACGGACGCCACCTGGCCATGATGCCCCACCTCGAGCGCGCCATCTTCCCCTGGCAATGCGCCTACTACCCCGAGTCGCACCGGCACGACGAGGTGACCCCGTGGATACAAGCCTTTGTCAACGCCAAGCATTGGATCGAGGAGCACACTCGCAAGTGAGACACTCCACCCGCAGCCTGACGCGGTGACACAAGTGAGAAACAATCGAGCAGGAGGTGAACACCAGTATCGGTATTCATCTCCTGCTTTTTTCCTGCCCGCTGGGCATGAAACTGAAGAAAATAAAAAAAACATTGCGAAGCAATCGACTCGCAATGCAATGCTCTCTATAGAGGGAAATAATAGTAATAACAACTAGTAATAACAACCTACACAGCTTGCCGTAGAGGCATGAAGCGCGGGCACACGGTTCAGGCTTGATGCATGGCACCTATGAGCTCACGGGCGCTGTGCATGCCGTGGCGCTCAAGGTAATGCTCAATCCAGTCGACGGCCTTGACGGTGACCAGGGGGTCGATAAAATTGGCAGTGCCTATCTGCACAGCTGTGGCTCCGGCAAGCATAAACTCGACGGCGTCGCGGCCGTTCATGATACCGCCCAGGCCCACAACAGGGATTTTCACTGCCTGGGCCACTTGCCACACCATGCGCACGGCGATGGGCCTGATGCAGGCGCCCGAGAGGCCGCCCGTGATGGTCGACAAGCAGGGGCGCTGGCGCTCAACGTCGATAGCCATGCCCAAGAAGGTGTTGGTGAGCGACACGGCATCGGCGCCCTCGTCTTCCACGGCACAGGCAATCTGAGCCACGTCGGTGACATTGGGGGTGAGTTTCACTATCATGGTGCCGTGGTAGGCCTTACGGGCCGCACGGGTCACAGCCTGTGCACCGGCCACAGTGGTGCCAAAGGTCATGCCACCCTGCTTCACATTGGGGCAAGAGATGTTGATCTCGACGGCCGCCACGTGCTCGAGGGCGTCGAGCTTGCTGCACACGGCGGCATAGTCGGCCTCGCAGGCGCCGCTCACGTTGACCACGATGCGAGTGTCGAGATCCTTGATGCGGGGATAGATGTGGGAAATGAAGTAATCCACCCCCTTGTTTTGCAAGCCCACGGCATTGAGCATGCCACTGGGAGTCTCCACCATGCGTGGATAGGGATTGCCCTGGCGGGGGTGTAGCGTAGTGCCCTTGACCACGATGCCGCCCAGGCGTGAGAGGTCGACGAAGTCGGCATATTCCTCACCGTAGCCGAAGGTGCCCGATGCCGTCATGACCGGGTTTTTAAGCTTCAGCTTGCCTATGTTTACACTTAAGTCTACCATTTGAGTCGATTTATGTTAAATACAGGACCTTCCTTGCACACACACACGTTGCCCTCATCTCGCGTGTCCTCCACGCAGCACAAGCAGGCACCCAGGCCGCAAGCCATCATGTTCTCGAGCGACACCTCGCAATCGATGCCTCGCTCTCTGGCAATGGCAGCCACAGCCTTCATCATGGGCAGTGGTCCGCAACATGCAATGTGATCCACAGGCCTGCTCAGCACCGAGTGCTGGGTCACAAAGCCGCGCTCGCCCATCGAGCCGTCTTCGGTAGCCACATCAACCGGCCCTATGGCCTGGAACAGGTCGAGCTCGAGCACATCGGCAGCAGTGCGGGCTCCCAGCAGGAAGTGCACCTGCCGGCCTTGGTCCTTGAGCACCTTGCCCAGTTGCAGCAGCGGCGCCACTCCCACACCGCCGCCCACAAGCAGAATGCGCTCGTGGCCGTCGAGACTTGTCGTGAAGCCGCGCCCCAAGGGCAACACCAGGTTGAGCCTGGCCCCCTGCAGGCTATCGCACAGCGCGGCCGTGCCGGCGCCGGCGCGGCGCACGAGCAGCCACAGCTCCTGGTCCTGCACATAGTTGACCGAGATAGGACGCCGCAAGTAGGTAGTCTTGGAGTTGGGCACCTCAACCTGCACAAACTGGCCGGGTGCAATGTCGGGCAGCGTGCCGCCAAGTGGGGTGAGCTTGAGCAGAGAGCACTGCGGCGAGAGCGCCACATTGTGCTCGACGGTGAAATCCATTACAGCCTTTTGTGTCATTGCGTGCAATTTTAAAATCTTTTTGCAAAATTACTGCAAGTCGAGCGAAATGCAAAATCAATAACTTGTTTTTGATTTTGACATTCCCGAGACGCCGCGTGATTTATTCAAAATTACTGCAAGTCGAGCGAAATGCAAAATCAATAACTTGTTTTTGATTTTGACATTCCCGAGACGCCGCGTGCAGAGCCGAAGCAAAGGTGCAAGGCGTGTTAAAAAAAGTAACTTTATTGCCGCAACTGCACAGTTTTGTAATTTTTGTGCAGGCAAGTGCTAATTCCAATTAGAAGTGCAAAACTCTGTGGTGCATTAAAACATGAAAAACACCGCGGAGGTTTGCCTTGCGGCTGGGGGCGCGAAGCCCCCAAAGAGCATTGGCGGATAACTTAAGCAATACGAAAAAAGAGGAGATCTTTCGTTCCCCTCCCTAAGATTAATTAATTTTGTATTGCAATGTATAAACAATTAACCTCGGAGCAAAGATACACAATAAGTGTGCTACTCCAAAAGAAATTCTCACTTAGTTTCATAGCCGAGACTATTGGTGTGTCAGTAAGCACGGTTTCTCGTGAGCGAAGGCGTAATGCTAATGCTAAAGGCGTTTATGACGCACGTGCGGCCGTATTGAAAGTCAAACGGCGTAAGGCCAGGACACCGGGCAATCGCCGTATCGCTCCCTATGTACGCAGCCGTGTTTTTGAACTTATCCGTAAGGAGCAGTGGTCGCCGGAGGAAGTCGCCGGCTGGCTTGGCAAGAAAGAGGGCATCACGGTGTCCAAGTCAACCATATACAACTGGATAGCGGCCCTTTCCCCACATTATGGGGACAACATCCGAAAGCACCTCAGGCATGGAGGCAGACCAAGGCAAAAGTCCTTGCTTACCACCAAGGCGCATATTCCCAACCGCCTCTCCATTGACGAAAGACCGGAAACGGACTATGGACAGACCATAGGAGACTGGGAGATGGACACCATTGTCGGAAAAGAAGGTAAAGGTGCCATCGTTACTCTGGTGGAGAGGAAGAGCTGCTTTATGCTCATGGAGAAACTCGATACGGGAAAGCAGGCCGTTCCACTGGCAAACGCCGTGGTGAGACTCATACGGGAGAGCGGGCTGCCTGTAAGGTCGATAACGACAGACAACGGGCCGGAGTTTGCCGCACACGAAATCATTGCGAGGGAACTTAACACGAAAGTTTACTTCGCACATCCGTACTGCTCGTGGGAGAAGGGAGCCATCGAGAACATGAACGGGCTCATCAGGCAATATATTCCGAAGAAGACGGACTTTAGGGGTATTTCAAGGCTATATGTCAAGAGCATCATCGAAAAATTAAACAACAGGCCAAGAAAGAAAAACGGATTTCGCAAGCCCAAAGACATGATTAAAGAAAAATAGCGTAACTTTGCACTTGCTTCTGGAATCCGCCAAGGCATTGTTACTATTAATAATCATTAATAAAGGGCGTTGCTTTGGCTTTGTAGTCAGTTTTGAGTAACTTTGCAGTTTGAAAAAGGCACGAAGTGCATGGTTTGCACGTAGTGGCGAGAGAAGACAGAAAACTAAAAATTTTATATAAAAAATATATTATTTTCGATTCTATGAGTTTAAATATCATTGTGCTGGCTAAGCAAGTGCCCGACACTCGCAACGTTGGCAAAGATGCAATGAAGGCCGACGGCACGATCAATCGCGCCGCGCTGCCTGCTATCTTCAACCCCGAAGATTTAAACGCCCTGGAGCAAGCATTGCGCTTGAAAGACCAGTTTCCGGGAACCAAAGTAGGCGTGCTCACGATGGGCCCGCCACGTGCTGGCGAGATCATACGCCAGGGCCTGTATCGCGGAGCCGACACAGGCTGGCTGCTCACCGACCGTCTCTTTGCCGGGGCCGACACGCTGGCCACAAGCTACGCGCTGGCCACAGCCATCAAGAACATAGGCAAGGTCGACATCGTGATAGGCGGCCGCCAGGCTATCGACGGCGACACGGCCCAGGTGGGCCCGCAAGTGGCACAGAAGCTGGGGCTGAACCAAGTGACCTATGCCGAGGAGATTGTGAAGATCGACGGCGGCGTGGCCACGATACGCCGTCACATCGACGGCGGCGTGGAGACTGTAGAAGCCCCGTTGCCAGTGGTGATCACCGTCAACGGCAGCGCAGCACCCTGCCGCCCTTGCAACGCCAAGCTGGTGATGAAATACAAGCGTGCTACCTGCCCCATGGAGCGCACCGGCAAGGAGCCCTGGAGCAAGCTCTATGAAGAGCGCGACTACCTGACCCTGAACCAGTGGAGCGTGGCCGACGTGAAGGGCGACGCAACCCAGTGCGGCCTGAGTGGCTCGCCCACCAAGGTGAAACAGGTGCAAAACATCGTGTTCCAAGCCAAGGAGAACAAGACCCTGACTGGCAGCGACGAGGACGTGAACAGCCTCGTCAAGGAGCTGCTGGCAGAAAAGATAATAGGTTAATAGTAGTAGTAGACACTGGAAATGAATAACGTATTTGTATATTGCGAGATTGAAGGCACTACTGTTGCCGAGGTATCTCAAGAATTGCTCACCAAAGGGCGCAAGCTCGCCAGCGAGCTGGGCGTCGACCTCGAGGCCGTGGTGGCCGGCACAGGCATCAAGGGCCAAGTAGAGGACCAGATTCTGCCCTATGGGGTCGACAAGTTGTGGGTCTTTGACGCCGAGGGGCTGTTTCCCTACACATCGGCGCCTCACACCGACATCCTGGTGAACCTGTTCAAGGCCGAGAAGCCACAAATCGCCTTGATGGGTGCCACCGTGATAGGCCGCGACCTGGGACCGCGCGTGTCGTCGTCGCTCACCAGCGGCCTCACTGCCGACTGCACTCAACTCGAGATAGGCGACTATGACGACGTGAAGACAGGCAAGCACTACGAGCACCTGCTCTACCAGATAAGGCCCGCCTTTGGCGGCAACATCGTGGCCACCATCGTCAACCCCGACCATCGGCCGCAGATGGCCACCGTGCGCTCGGGCGTGATGCAGAAAGCCCTGTACAAGGGCCAGGCCAAGGGCCAGGTGGAGTATCCCGATGTGGCCAAGTATGTGCCCGAGACCGACTATGTGGTGAAGGTGATCGACCGCCATGTGGAGGCCTCCAAAAACAACCTCAAGGGCGCCTCGATAGTGGTGGCCGGCGGCTACGGCATGGGCAGCAAGGAGGGCTTCGACATGCTCTTCCAGCTGGCCAAGGAGCTGCACGCCGAGGTGGGTGCCAGCCGCGCCGCCGTCGATGCCGGCTGGGTCGACCACGACCGGCAGGTGGGCCAGACAGGCGTGACCGTACACCCCAAGGTGTACATCGCTTGCGGCATCTCGGGCCAGATACAGCACATTGCAGGCATGCAAGACGCCGGTATCATCATCTCGGTCAACAGCGACCCCGACGCCCCCATCAACAAGATTGCCGACTATGTGATAAACGGCACCGTCGAGGAAGTGGTGCCCAAGCTCATAAAGTATTACAAGCAAAACAGTAAGTAATCCCAATCTCGTGACCAAGTGTCACGACCAAAAGCAGACAACAATGGCAAATTATTATAGTGATCACCCTGAAATCGAGTTCCACCTCAACCATCCGCTCATGAAGCGCATAGTGGAGCTCAAGGAGAAAAATTATGTCGACGCCCAGACCTACGCCGATGCGCCCGTCGACTACGACGACGCCATCGAAAACTACAAGCGCACGCTCGACATTGCCGGCGACATTGCCGCCAACATCATCGAGCCCAACAGCGAGGCAGTCGACCTTGAAGGCCCGCACTTGGAAAACGGGCGCATGAAATATGCCAGCAAGACCTATGAGAACCTCGACGCCACCCGCAAGGCTGGCTTGTGGGGCATCTCGATGCCCCGCCGCTACGGGGGCCTGAACATCCCCAACATCGTGTTCTCGATGCTGAGCGAGGTGGTGAGTGCCGCCGACGCCGGCTTCCAGAACGTGTGGAGCCTGCAATCGTGCATCGACACCCTCTACGAGTTTGGCAGCGAGGAGCAGCGGGCCAAGTACATACCGCGCGTGTGCGCCGGCGAGACCATGAGCATGGACCTCACCGAGCCCGACGCCGGCAGCGACCTGCAGCGTGTGATGCTCAAGGCCACGCAAGACAGCGACGGCACATGGCGCCTGAATGGCGTGAAGCGCTTCATCACCAACGGCGACAGCGACATCCACCTGGTGCTTGCCCGCAGCGAGGCCGGCACCCACGACGGCCGCGGCCTGTCGATGTTTATCTACGACAAGCACAACGGCGGCGTCACAGTGCGCCACATCGAGAACAAGCTGGGCATTCACGGCTCGCCCACATGCGAGCTGGTGTTTAAGAATGCCAAAGCCGAGCTGTGCGGCAGCACCCGCTTGGGCCTCATCAAGTATGTGATGGCCCTGATGAACGGCGCCCGTCTGGGCATTGCCGCCCAAAGCGTGGGTGTGGAGCAGGAAGCCTACAACGAGGCACTGGCCTATGCCAAGGAACGTGCCCAGTTTGGCAAAAAAATCATCACATTCCCGGCCGTGTACGACATGCTGAGCCGCATGAAAGCCAAGCTCGACGCCGGCCGCTCGATGCTGTACCAGACGGCCCGCTACGTCGACCTCTACAAGGCCCTCGAGGACATATCGCGCGACCGCAAGCTCGAGCCCGCCGAGCGTCAGGAGATGAAGCGCTACCAGCGCCTGGCCGATGCCTTCACGCCACTGGCCAAGGGCATGAACAGCGAGTATGCCAGCCAGAATGCCTACGACGCCATCTCGATACACGGCGGCAGTGGCTTCATCATGGAGTACAAGTGCCAACGCCTGTACCGCGACGCCCGCATCTTCTCTATCTATGAGGGCACGACCCAGCTGCAGGTGGTGGCCGCCATACGCTATGTGACCAACGGCACCTACCTGGCTATCATGCAAGAAATGCTCGAGCAGGCACAGCCCAGCGACGAGATGAAGCCCCTCATGGCCCGCATCGAGGGCCTGGTGAAGCTCTACAGCGATGCTGTCGACACGGTGAAGCAGGCCGGCAACAACGAGCTGCACGACTTCCTGGCACGCCGCCTCTATGACATGACGGCCGACATCATCATGTCGCTGCTCATCGTGGACGATGCCAGCCGTTGCAGCGAGCTCTTTGCCAAGAGCGCCAACGTGTATGTGCGCATGGCCGAGGAGGAGTGCGTGGGACACCACTGCTACATCAAGCACTTCGACGCCAGCGACCTGGCCAACTTCCGCGCCCAGGACGACAACAGCGGCGAGGCCCAAGCCTGAAGGCTGCAATCGCCACACACACCGCAACCATAGTGAGAGGCGGCACCTGCATGCACACTTGCAGGCGCCGCCTTCTCTTGTGTGGTCACACCTCCCCGCGGCGGGAGCCAAATATATTTCTTCTACACAAAGGCCGATTAGCAGGCAATGTGACCGGGAATGTAAAAATTTTTGGCTATCTTTGTTGCACCAATACACCCAACGAGATACAATGCACATCGTAATTGCAGGCAACATAGGCAGCGGCAAGACGACGCTCACCAAGATGCTGGCGCACCATTATGGCTGGGAGCCGCGTTTTGAGCAGGTAGAGTACAACCCCTACCTGGAGGATTACTACCGCGACTTGAAGCGGTGGTCGTTCAACATGGAGGTATTCTTCCTGAAAGAGCGTTTCCGCGACCTGCTGCTCATCAACCAGTCGAGCAAGACGATCATTCAAGACCGCAGCATCTATGAGGGCGTGTATGTGTTCACAGCCTGCAACCACGCCATGGGCAACCTCTCGCAGCGAGACTTTGAGACCTATATGGAGCTCTTCGACGACATGATGAGCGTGGTGCGCCTGCCCGACTTAATGATCTACCTGCGGGCCTCGGTGACGCACCTGGTGGAGAACATCGAGAGGCGCGCCCGCAGCTATGAGCAGAAGATGCCGCTCGACTACTTGACCAACCTGAACGAGCGCTACGAGGACTTTGTCTTCAACAAGTACACGGGGCGCAAGATGGTGGTGGAAGTCGACAATATCGACTTCAAGCACAATGCCAGAGACATGGCAGCCATCATCAACCGCATCGACGGTCAGCTGTTCGGGCTCTTCAGCGGCAGGCCCGACAACCCGTAGCCCCCCGATAGTCAACACAACATCAAAACAAAAACTTAACCACACACATATTACAACGATGCATATAGCAATTGCAGGAAACATAGGCAGCGGCAAGACGACGCTCACCAAGATGCTGGCCAAGCGCTACGGCTGGACGCCGCAATATGAGCCAGTCGACAACAACCCCTATCTTGAGGACTACTACCAGGACATGGCCCGCTGGTCGTTTAACTTGCAGATTTATTTCTTGAACAAGCGTTTTCGCGACGTGGTGGAGATATCGCGCAGCAAGGAGACGGTGATTCAAGACCGCACCATCTTTGAAGACGCGCGCATCTTTGCCCCCAACCTGCACGACATGGGGCTCATGAGCGACCGCGACTTCGACAACTACAGCGACCTGTTCGACCTGATGATGTCGCTGGTGAAGCTGCCCGACTTGATGGTGTACATACGCTCGTCGGTGCCCAACCTGGTGAGTCACATCCAGAAGCGCGGGCGCGACTATGAGCAGACGATGCGTCTCGACTACCTCAAGGGGCTCAACCAGCGCTACGAGGACTGGATAGCGACCTACACGGGCAACCTGGTGATTGTAGACGGCGACAAGGTGAAATTTGAGGAAAGCGCCGAGGACTTCCGCAAGGTGACCGACATGATCGACAGCCGCCTTTTCAGCCTCTTCCCCGAGGTGTAGTGTCGGGGCGGCACCCTGCCCTCGCCCAGGCATGAGAAGAAAACATACAACCAACAGGGGCGGCAGTGTGCTCAATGCAAGCACGCTGCCGCCCCCTCGCTTTTCATTCACGTGTTTCAAGCTCAAGAGGCCCACACACGACACGGGCTGCTCAGGGCTCGAAGGTGTACTCCAGGCACTTGTCGAGCTCGCGGGCTATGGCCTCGCGGTCGAGGTGCTGGCCTATGAACACGATTTTCTCCATACGGTCGCCATAGGTGTCGTCCCAGTCGCGCCTGAGCTGCGGGTCGCGTGCCATCATGTCGCGCAGCTCGGCCTCGGGGGCGGTGGCGCACCACAGGCCGGCGTCTTTTATGGTCTTCTGCCTGCCGGCCTGCTCAAAGAGCAGACACTTGTCGGGGTCGTCGCTGAAGTAGCACATGCCCTTGGCACGTATCACGCCA
This window contains:
- the purL gene encoding phosphoribosylformylglycinamidine synthase, which codes for MITFFKKGAKTIYAVDADHALSPTEVKKLEWLLGGQRVNDDTLRGTFIGPRREMITPWSTNAVEITQNMAMTGIARIEEFTSTRDKEPRYDKMLQRVYHVLDGDIFKVTKTPDPIVYIDDIERYNEQEGLALSPEEVDYLKGLAQRLGRPLTDSEVFGFSQVNSEHCRHKIFGGTFIIDGKEMPVSLFGLIKKTTREHPNRVISAYKDNVAFLEGPSIEQFAPAHPDRPDYFQVKDIDAVISLKAETHNFPTTVEPFNGAATGSGGEIRDRLGGGRASLPLAGTAVYMTSYPRTEAQRLWEQCTMPPRPWLYQTPEQILIKASNGASDFGNKFGQPLVCGSLLTFEHQEGNRQWAYDKVIMLAGGVGYAAKRDAIKGTPQAGEKVVVMGGDNYRIGMGGGAVSSVNTGQYDNSIELNAVQRANPEMQKRVANVIRAMSEDERNPIVSIHDHGAGGHLNALSELVEDTGGHIDMSKLPVGDPTLSSKEIIGNESQERMGFVAHEKDLDYIHKIAQRERAPFYVVGECTGDDRFVFEQADGVKPIDLGMHDMFGSSPKTVMTDVTKVHHYKDAATSIAQLDSYIATVLQLEAVACKDWLTNKVDRSVTGKVARQQCQGQLQLPLSDCGVVALDYTGTSGIATSIGHAPQAGLIDPAAGSVLSIAEALTNLAGANLAGGLEAVSLSANWMWPCRNQGEDAALYRAVQACSDFAIALGINIPTGKDSLSMTQTYGRKKVLAPGTVIISAAGQVSDVKKTVSPVLQLKKSNLYYIDFSGTPLELGGSALYQALGAIGKKAPGVKSAQHFATAFAAVQQLVTSDLLLAAHDVSAGGLLTTLLEMTFANTKGGLDIDLDGFDESDPVKILFAENPAIVIQVAANHCSKVEHLLASQGVKFLCLGQPAAERTITLTRNGKQHMLFIDYLRDVWYKSSYLLDCDQSGNKQAKARFENYKKQPLRWRLPQGWTGKAASLGIEGFKHGTTGIKAAIVRDKGVNGEREMAYSLYYAGFDVKDVHMTDLMSGRETLDDVNMIVFCGGFSNSDVLGSAKGWASGFVWNEKARRALDNFYKRDDTLSLGICNGCQVMIELNLLNPDYASRPHMDHNDSHKFESAFLGLVIPPNNSVMFSNLAGSKLGIWVAHGEGKFNLPEGPDKYNIVAQYNYRSYPGNPNGSPRGIAGIASPDGRHLAMMPHLERAIFPWQCAYYPESHRHDEVTPWIQAFVNAKHWIEEHTRK
- a CDS encoding dihydroorotate dehydrogenase, giving the protein MVDLSVNIGKLKLKNPVMTASGTFGYGEEYADFVDLSRLGGIVVKGTTLHPRQGNPYPRMVETPSGMLNAVGLQNKGVDYFISHIYPRIKDLDTRIVVNVSGACEADYAAVCSKLDALEHVAAVEINISCPNVKQGGMTFGTTVAGAQAVTRAARKAYHGTMIVKLTPNVTDVAQIACAVEDEGADAVSLTNTFLGMAIDVERQRPCLSTITGGLSGACIRPIAVRMVWQVAQAVKIPVVGLGGIMNGRDAVEFMLAGATAVQIGTANFIDPLVTVKAVDWIEHYLERHGMHSARELIGAMHQA
- a CDS encoding dihydroorotate dehydrogenase electron transfer subunit: MTQKAVMDFTVEHNVALSPQCSLLKLTPLGGTLPDIAPGQFVQVEVPNSKTTYLRRPISVNYVQDQELWLLVRRAGAGTAALCDSLQGARLNLVLPLGRGFTTSLDGHERILLVGGGVGVAPLLQLGKVLKDQGRQVHFLLGARTAADVLELDLFQAIGPVDVATEDGSMGERGFVTQHSVLSRPVDHIACCGPLPMMKAVAAIARERGIDCEVSLENMMACGLGACLCCVEDTRDEGNVCVCKEGPVFNINRLKW
- a CDS encoding IS30 family transposase, coding for MYKQLTSEQRYTISVLLQKKFSLSFIAETIGVSVSTVSRERRRNANAKGVYDARAAVLKVKRRKARTPGNRRIAPYVRSRVFELIRKEQWSPEEVAGWLGKKEGITVSKSTIYNWIAALSPHYGDNIRKHLRHGGRPRQKSLLTTKAHIPNRLSIDERPETDYGQTIGDWEMDTIVGKEGKGAIVTLVERKSCFMLMEKLDTGKQAVPLANAVVRLIRESGLPVRSITTDNGPEFAAHEIIARELNTKVYFAHPYCSWEKGAIENMNGLIRQYIPKKTDFRGISRLYVKSIIEKLNNRPRKKNGFRKPKDMIKEK
- a CDS encoding electron transfer flavoprotein subunit beta/FixA family protein, with the protein product MSLNIIVLAKQVPDTRNVGKDAMKADGTINRAALPAIFNPEDLNALEQALRLKDQFPGTKVGVLTMGPPRAGEIIRQGLYRGADTGWLLTDRLFAGADTLATSYALATAIKNIGKVDIVIGGRQAIDGDTAQVGPQVAQKLGLNQVTYAEEIVKIDGGVATIRRHIDGGVETVEAPLPVVITVNGSAAPCRPCNAKLVMKYKRATCPMERTGKEPWSKLYEERDYLTLNQWSVADVKGDATQCGLSGSPTKVKQVQNIVFQAKENKTLTGSDEDVNSLVKELLAEKIIG
- a CDS encoding electron transfer flavoprotein subunit alpha/FixB family protein, translating into MNNVFVYCEIEGTTVAEVSQELLTKGRKLASELGVDLEAVVAGTGIKGQVEDQILPYGVDKLWVFDAEGLFPYTSAPHTDILVNLFKAEKPQIALMGATVIGRDLGPRVSSSLTSGLTADCTQLEIGDYDDVKTGKHYEHLLYQIRPAFGGNIVATIVNPDHRPQMATVRSGVMQKALYKGQAKGQVEYPDVAKYVPETDYVVKVIDRHVEASKNNLKGASIVVAGGYGMGSKEGFDMLFQLAKELHAEVGASRAAVDAGWVDHDRQVGQTGVTVHPKVYIACGISGQIQHIAGMQDAGIIISVNSDPDAPINKIADYVINGTVEEVVPKLIKYYKQNSK